The window tttatatcatatctCCGTCTGAATAAATGTTATCCCAATAAGGCAATAAATGCTCAAACTACAGTCTGGCATCACCCCTCCCCCTCCCCGAAAAAAACCAACCCCCAACTGTATAagtgaccttgaactttgatcTATTGAACCTAAATCAATAGACATCTTCccattcattttatatatttcgtGTAGATAAGCTGACATTTAATCAGGGAAAGGAAGCTCGAGTTACCTTCCGAAAATATTTTCTTAGTAAAGACCGTCCAATAAATTTCACCTATTAACCCTAAAATCCATaggctttttttaaattgtttctaGGAtagatgttttatatttatttaatatttttataatttcctgaTTATTCATtaacttacaatcataaaatattttatctgCAGTTAGTACACAGAGCCATGGCAGCTCTTATTGGTTCCCTTGCGGCTATTGCAGTGCTTGCTCATTACGGAGAGGtaatttatttatcttatttactggaatttcatttgaatatattttcttataaattcAACGTTTTAAAAGATATTGGTCGATTTTAAAAGAATAGTTTTTGTCAAATGTTGTCAAAGTCTTTAAAATAACAttatgtattttaatataaaaaagaagatgtggtataattgccaatgagacaactgtccacaagagaccaaaatgacacagacattaacaactataggtcaccgcatggccttcaacaatgagcaaagcccaaaccgcatagtccgctataaaaggcccgaaatgacaatgtaaaacaattcaaacgagaaaactaactgccttattcatgtaaaaatttgaaagaaaaacaaatatgtaacacataaacaaatagtATTCTCCTCTTTTTCTTCCATTAATTTGCATTCCATTTCTGGTGTATAATCTTAATCATAATTATTTTAGGAATACGCTtttgaaataagataaaaattcataatacaaTGTAGAACaatattatgattatttattaCGTAACTATTATTATAGAGACCCGATTTAAACACCATAATCAGTTGGATTGATATGGAAACATTAATGTTGCTGTTCGGTATGATGATACTGGTGTCAATATTCTCAGAAACTGGCTTCTTTGATTTCTTCGCCCTAAAAGTAAGTTTTAAACATTAttgttgaaaaaatgaaaataagactaAAGTAGAGCTTTTAAAAACTATCTTTAATCAGGTACGCCTAACGTCATTTTTAAATGccaagaagatgtggcatgatttcCAATAAAACAGTTTTCCAACTTAGATGTAGTGGCAAATCATCTGTTCAGCTACCTTATTTAATTTTCAGTTGCATTGagattatttattgtttttacaactgacaacaagaaaaaaatcaaacatcgtAGATAGTTGCATGTCAGTTCTGTGTCAATAATATCAAAATCAACACAAATACAAGAACAATCAGTACTATTGTACATACAAAAACATTATGACAAGTCCTCTTTTTACTGAAGGACGCTCATTATGTTCTAAAAATCCTCCATAAGAATTAGCGCAATCCATGAGATATGTGGCTTAAATCAGGCCACAACTTTCGACATACACAGGAAAAATTAAACTTGGATGTCAAGCATTGCTTTAAGGTTTGTGATAATATGTCGTATAAgttttagtttcagattttttttaaattacaatagcTATTAGGTACATAAGTAGTGATGTCTCGTTTTATGCATgtataacacataaattttaaattcttattgACAGGCATACAAAACAGCAAAGGGGAAAATATGGCCACTAATTACTTTGTTGTGTGCATTCAGTGCCATAGTATCTGCTTTCCTGGACAATGTCACAACTATTTTACTGTTGACACCAGTGACGATACGGTATATATAATacagtaaaatataaaacaaaagaaatagcACTCGGCATTTACTgatttcattaaacatgttaaaggcaaGTAGAAACTTaacgaaaagaaaaacaattataagAATGTGAAACATGACTTTCAAATGCCTTACGATTTGAATCACTATAGCAAAATTTGAATTCTGAAAATAAATTGTGCTTGTAATGAAAGACATTgttgaagaaaaacaaatgtattaaGTAACGATGATACGTGCGTTCTTTCTCAACAAATAGACGACATGTGAGGGGAATAAGTTCTATGTTATGTTCTTTTACTCTGTTAATAAAGTAATAACCATACTAAAATCTTATTCCTGTACATATAAAAGAACGTGttaagtaatatatatatattgaatgacgaaaattaaaattgaattgaaagtaAGTACTTCAATGGAGTtcaatataatttcaaaaaatttgaatcaTCCggattttttaatctttatatatgtaacactcagaaacgtgtcctccCCACAAACATGTCCGATTCCCCCAATCGTGTCCACAttgacgtcactgaactgcaaaaacATGTCTAGATGTCAAAGGGCGCCAAAGATTGTCATTTGTATAaactcccaaacgtgtccattttttAATAGACACACAAACGTGTCcaatcccccaaacgtgtccatatcaagcTTTTTATTTTATTGGAACAATCATTCGTGTTCATATTATATAAACGTAGGTTATTTGTGactattgatttttatatatattgttatatatattgtatacttattttacgattttttactatttcaagaaaataaaaaataaaaataaattacttaaATTCTTTTTCTCTGCGCATTAAAATCTTTGTAGCATTTCACTCTTTATCATGTGCCATAAGTTGTATTTTggaaggcattttttttttaaatttccgcAACTTTTATTTGAAACGGCCTCTATATTACATAACATACATTAAGTAGTTTCTTACTGAAGTCATTCATAAACAAATCGGTCTTTactcgcatttttttttttgactaaAATCCCAACTAGTGGTGGTCCCAAATAACCGTAAAAATTAAGGCTGAATTGTAAATTCCCGGTATGATAACATCGTTAATATGATTTCGTTTAAataacgaatgaaatatttggtATTGGACGTTATGTCTCTTGTTCGTGTGTCTTTAGTGATACTCCTCacttaaattttatcaaaaatcagaACTGTTAAATAAGAAAGGAGGTCCGGCAATAAAACTGAAAGCCCACCGTGCAATATTCTGAttaatataaaaggcatcatAGGAGTTAAttagtataaaataatttacatattaaTTCAACTGTACtaaaattatttgtatgttctctctaacctaaatgagcatgaaatacttgcaactggtcAATAAGCAAATTCAGTCAAAAGTTAATTCATGTTACATATTAAATTTTCAGTAATTATAATCATTAACAACCGGCATTGAACAAACTAACTAATAAATGACCACTTCATCAACTGTGTCCCGCGTCATAGAATAGCCGTGAACGTTATTGATGTCGCGTTTAGGATCTGTATTAGCGCTAAATGACACGAAACGTTCTGGCGTTTAAAAATGGACATGTTtgggcgaataacaattatcggacacgtttgggtaaatgaatcggacacgtttggggaatattgaatattacggacacgtttagggagaatagacacgtttgggggaatcggacacgtttgggggaatcggacacgtttgaggggaaggacacgtttgggagtgttacatatataaacgttgcatgcataaaaaaaattgagttaaAATCTTATTTGATACAAAAGTAATACACGTTTTCATTTGTTTTCAGTTTATGTGAAGTATTAAATCTAGATCCTAAGAAGATTTTGATAGCTGAGGTACTTTTCTCAAATATAGGTGGCACAGCAACAGGTATAGGAGATCCACCGAATGTTATTATAGTCTCAACTCCAGACTTCAAACCATACAAGGTCAGTTTTGAACACTTATATAGGTAGTTTATATATAACTCATCAGACGTTCATTTGAAATAAAACTCTTGTCTGTGCGTGTTATGTATTTGATgcataaatcatttaaaatgtttCGATAGTAAACCACTGTACCCATAAAGTTGTCGAATATTAGCAAATTATGAATCTTCTTCCTAACCAAACGATCTAGAAGTACTTACACTCAATTTTTCATTCACCAACCAATATTTGTAAATGGCTGATCTTGTCAAGGATCTGAGTCATAGCATGTTTATGACATTTATGCACTTAAGACACCAGACTATATTATCATCAttcatatgaaaaaataacattatgAACTACTTCtattcataatattttatttgaatgatttgATTTCAGTTCGCTTtgataacataaaaataaattaactaaaATATCGAATGaaggaaaattcgaaacgaaaagtcccttatcaaatgacaaaatcaaaagctcaaacacatcaaaaaatGGAAAACCACTGTCATATTCGTGACTTGTTACTTATGTAGTAAATGGTTGATTagacctggttttacagctaaaTCTCTCACATGCATGACAATCGCATTAAatttctaatatatatttttataatatcttTATCTTAATTGACTCTAGTATGacttttaaaacattataaatcaAAATGGAATATCATCATAGTCATGAATCACAAATGATCAAAATTAACACATTAGTGTAGGTAACTGTTGATCAGTTATAACATTAGAATAGATCACAAGTaattaataaaacattatatGGGGTCTCTGTTGATCAATTAGAACCCTCTGTACAAAAAGAGCAATTTATAATTACTagagttgagaatggaaatggggaatatatcacAGAGTACATTTATGAATACTGAATATTGATCTTCAAGAATATTGGCCATGGAAGCAGAAGCTCATTAACGAATATTCAAATCCTTTATACGTATACTGTGCTTGATTGTTGTAATTTGCGAAATTTCTACACATGTGAATTTAACGATACTGACTGCGTTTGCGACTTCAACTTCAcaaaattaaagttatcttttcCCATATAGGATTGAGTTAAATTAATTTTGCAGTTAGGTACTCTTTGAGATGTGTTTTTCTCTCTGATGCATTTCTTATATGACATTTTTAGTCTTTCAGCAAAAAACGTAAATACAACATATGAATATGTTTGCAGGATACAGATTTTAGTATGTTCACATTACACATGTTCCCTGGAATAATTCTAGTTTCCTTTGTTGGTTACGGTGTCATGAGATTGTTTTATACTAAAATGGATTCACTTGAAAATCCTGAACCAATTGATGTTGCAGGTaagatagatataaacaattaatatattttctacTTGTAGATGTTTGAACTAATTCGGGAACAGGACTTGCTTAAACTTAAAATCAAATTCATTATTAACTTTAAACCAGTGCAAACAAATGGTTTATTACTATCATTATTAACAATATGTATTAACAACAAAAGGTGACGTCAGAAATTTCAAGATTTCAAAAgatctttaaaataaattgtttcttAATTCTAAAAGGGACATAATAAAGGATTAGACAACTTCAATTTCATTCAATTCAATGTCTACTCTTGAATCTTACCCTGCTTGTACAAGAGACAATGTCCTTCTTCTTCGTACtgttttacttatattttgtattattcttGACAAAGTATTTATGTATGTTAATTTCTTAAATTCGATTTAGAAATGAGACACGAGATAAATGTATGGAGAAGAGCAGCAGCCCGTGTCAACATTGCCTCTAGAGAGGAAAGCATAATGAAAGCACTGTTTCTACAAAAAGCTACAGAGAAAGAAAATGCATTAATACGACTGATGTATAATATGAGGTAattgtgacgtcactttgggcgttgcattgactatggctaacagggctgtgattttgtaTTGTATTCGTTTTCATTCTATAGCTAGTccccacttcagtttaatcatgtatatctattatatatgtcattttataatatttactgtttgcaaaactgtGTATTATTcctgataataatgatgtttttgtccctgacctcacaactttttggaacttttggtcctcggcgatcttctactttgtagttgttatggcttttaaactttttatatctgagcatagttttgtgtggacgtagcgcgctTCTGTCGTATACAAACATTTGTTAACCTGTTATCTTTTGACGGCTATTATTCGTTtagtttctctgtcctatattttctcccatttatctgtttatttattgtaaccctatcgtgttatgttgtcattttaatgttataattaacactgccatcaaagcgggaggtttggcatgccacaaaaccaggttcaatccaccattttttcataaaatgccctgtaccaagtcaggaaaattgccattgttacattatagttcgtttctgtgagtGTTACATTTCGccgttgtgtctctgttgtgtcgtagttctcttatatttgatacgtttccctcagttttagtttgtaacccggatttgtagattctctatcgatttatgaaatttgaacagcggtatactactgttgcctttattcatcgtTGCACATTCCTTATTCATTTGATTCTGAgcttttgtaaacattttttttttttttcagtttaatgaATTTTCAGAACACAGACAAAATGAGCTTATGAattacagtaaatgttaacaaataacaggtttttttaataataaattaaaaaaaaaagttattgttatGTTGATCAAAGTTGGACCAACAATCCAATAAACTGTTCATCTCAGGTTTTTGACTCTGCCAAAGTATTTTGACACCAAAAACtataatttttttctattcttgtTTTCCATCTCGCACGGTGCTCTCATTTTCCAGACAATTGAGGTTGTGACTTGCTTGTGATATttgatatatagagaataatacatggcaaaatccatatcatatgtcgtatcatcccgagacaccaatatcagcctataggcccgagggatgataatggttgagggtgatacggcatgtgatacggatttttcCATGTTTTATATGCTTTATCAtctatttcaacaggagagttatattatatgaactgttttctgatccatagcactgggttaccttcagttctacttttgtcttctTTTAAAAGCCTTAAAAGAACTACTCAATTACTTATCCAAAGCACCTGATTCACCTTACAATTtacgtgctgttgttttaaaaatattttgtttattattgtattttgttgtgtgttttgtatttcttatagttgcatttagtgtgccaaaaaatatgaaaacttgacgttcgtgacgtcacatgtACAAACCAAACAATGACGTTATTCAATGAATTGCGTAACGCCCGAATGACCGTTCTATTGGACCTATTTTTGATGAATAACATTTCTTATAAATAAGCTTACATAAAAAAACACtgactatagaaaaaaaaataggggtgtgataaagggtaaaggtgtgataaagggtatgcaaTAAAGAgtagggtgtgataaagggtgcacatcaaagttgcgcgatatggattaaacagcaggctatttatcaaatattcaaaactactgtatttactactaaacatatgaaaaATGAATGTTCACAATCGTGATAATGGATTTATTGTAATTTCTCATTTGTATCATCATTATAGAAATACAAAACAGACCAATTTTGAACAAAATGTTACAGAATTAGAGAGAAAGGTAAGCCTGgtatcatttttattattgttcaagtgaaacattttattttgaagtCAGTTAATCTTTTAACATGACAAAACAAGTCACATTGGTATAAATATAGTGCAATCAAATTATAATACCTTTGAACTGATTTCAAATATTgcatgattttatttatatttcagtattaCATAACGGATCATTGGTTACTAGTTAAATGTACCTTAGTCCTGTTTGTGGTCATTATCTTCTTTTTCCTTCATTCGTTTATAAATGGTGTTTACATTAGTCTTGGTGAGTAAGTCCTGCTTACAGCACCATTTGCACTATTCTCTTCACTCTCTACATGTTCCTCGAACCAAAGAAAAAAGAAGCCTGAAAATCCACCTCAATCCATTTTTTTAACTGAACCCCTTAACTCCTCTTATGATGTTGGTAAATTATTCTACTTATATAGTCAATATAATTCCTGATGATTTGAATGTtccttaataaaataaaaaaataacatttttgaaaatgtacGATATCCGAAAGTTGTGTTTCGTGAAAACAGTGTCGGCAATTGTCAATGTAAGTCAAATAGATTTCAGTGGCCGAAAATGCATTTTATCAAGTATACCACTATGAAAGTTCTATATCGTATCTCTATTCATAATTTGTTTAATCATATATCATATCATAATCAAGAAATAGTTTATTAATGAGAATCatgtttttctctatcgatttatgagtttcgaacagtggtatactactgttgcctttatttaacaaaatttgtatagtaaatctctttcaaatgaattgaaCCTTTTCCGTATCCGCCCTCGGATCTAGATGTTTTAATTCAAATCAAGCTCTTTTTTACTGCTCTTTCAGGCTGGATTGCTGTTGTTGGAGCTATAATTTTAATGATCTTGGCTGACATTAAGGAACTAGAAAATATCTTCCACAGAGTTGAATGGGCAACGCTTATTTTCTTTGCTGCTTTATTTGTCCTCATGGAAGTAAgtacttcaaaattatttttaaaaatgtatctcGTGTTTctatctagaaaaaaaaaatttcctctGGGACTTTGGTACTAAAATGGTGTAACTAGCAATAGTGTTTTATTTTGTCCATTGACTTCATTTTAAAATAACGTGTCTGTTCtcaatatttttaacatatgGATTTTGTTTATAACCAATGTTAACAACTCCTCTAATATACGAAACATGGTTAGATAATTCAAAACATAAGTTTTTAGGTATATATAAGCGTCATCAATGTCTGATTGATTGCATAGGTGAAAGTGCTCATTTACTTCTATCAAATTCTCTGTTAGAAGATATATTAGTCAATCTACAAATAAGATGATTGCACTTGAGACAACTATGTACCAGTGTTCAATTGATGCAAGCAACTGTTAACCACGTCCGACCTttcacaatgagcaaaaccaaaccTGTATAGTGCTCTATAAGTAACCACTACATGTAAAACGCTTTATATACGAGAAAAGTCTGTCACGGCATTGTCAGTTTCGTCCGATTGATGAGTTTTGAATGACACCTTGTAATGTCCCGCTTCTTTTCATATCCTTAAATGATTGAAATCATATGTTGGATACCATATTAAAACACATATGCCTTTCCTACGCTAACCAAGTGAAATTAATTCTTGTATAGGCACTGAAAGAATTAGGTCTGATTGATGAAATCGGCAAAGCAGTTGGAGAAATAATTGGTAATGCTGGTGATAAAAAGTTATTGGTTGCAGTTTTGTTAATTCTATGGGTATCTGCATTCGCCTCAAGTTTCATAGACAATATTCCGTATACAACAGCAATGGTAATATATTATATGTAAATCATAAAAAACAAATCATGTTAACCGGGCTCCTTTGACGTACAAAAAGTTAGACACAAATGTATACTGTGACATGTTGAAATGAATACTCTTGTATCACTTTTAGTAATACATCCTATATGATAAATTATGCTTTTTTGCAtacttataaatttttaattCCATATATGCGTTTAcaggaaaaaatatataaatatatgcagTTTGTTTTCACCTAATAACATTAACGTTTACCAATTTTACAAACCAAATGCGTATTCGACAACAAATGTCTCTTTGGGCagtgatgtagaaaatggtggattgaacctagttttatagctagcttaacctctcacttgtatgtcagtcgcatcaaattacattatattgacaacgatgcatgaacaaaatcAACAGATTTTCTATTACTAAGTATGGTTTGACATGAGCTTATTAGTAATTTCTATCTTTGAGATGACTTTCTTTCTGTGTTCGATGTATATCTATGTTTAAAATGATTATTTGTGCTCTAttcatatataaacatatatttcttGATACTGTTATAATGAAACGCATATCATAAATGTTAACTTTGTATTGAAATAACGGTTGTTCATTAATTTACTTCAGACAAAATACGTGCCTTGTAGTATTAGGATCTTTTTGTTCATTTGATTCTTTCAATTTCATTAGATACCAGTTTTAGTTCAGCTTACAGAAAATGAACAAGTTCCCATACTTCCTATGATACTAGCATTGGCATTTGGTGCTTGTCTCGGAGGTAATGTAGCCATGTGTGTTATGTAGTGTAGTTTTAAGAACAGTAGAACAGACTATTTATGCACACCATAGTAGGCTATATATAGTATTATAGCTGGAATATTTGTGTTTTATAGAACAATCTACACAAAATAAAACTAACTTAACACATCTGATCGATGAAACATCATAACACACTTACTTAAAATTgtctcattttaatttttacattgcaATATGAATATTGTGTATTGATTCATGACACAGAATCCTTACTCAGTCTGGATGAAACCTAAAAAATAAGAACAGAGCTTTCTCTTTTAtcatttgatatgagcgtcactgatgagtcttatgtagacgaaacgcgcgtctggcatactaaattataatcctggtacttttgataactatcatcaatatgatataaaacaaataatatcaaaaaattCCATCGATACATACTTAAAATAGTCTTAATTATTTGCCGAATAAATGCAAAATTTTACCTAACCATTGGTTCAAATGTGTTACCAACTTCTATACAGAGATCTTTAATAGAGTCCACTATTGTATGAATTCCGTAATTACCTTTCTCGCTATATACGATGGCAAGGatttttttgaataaatgataaagctttattatgtcaTTACTATGTATATGTTGTTGTAACTTTATGTTGTTGATTATGTTAATAGGAAATGGGACATTAATTGGAGCTTCTGCCAATGTTGTATGTGCAGGAATAGCAGACCAACATGGATATGGATTCTCTTTCTGGGAATTTTTCAAGTAAATGTGCATTTCACAATATTCATAAACCTTCTAAAATATTGATGGCATGATAGATTAAAACTAAGATCGCGGTTGTAATGCCATAGAAGATCTGCATTAGATATATTCTATATTACTGAGAATCAATAAAAAGTAGTCGAAATAGTTCTTTTTGTATCTAAATTAAGGttacagtagtttaccgatgttgaaatatcaaaaatCGATTAAGAAGAGACATATCAAGGCAACATAACATAAACTGAGAAAATCGCataaactttaaaatatcaatcTAAATGTGACAGATGAGCATTTCGACAAATATTATCTCTGAAGTGATACTCGATTCATAGAtatattgtaatttcaaaatattatacaaatgttgAAGAGTGGATCAAAACAAAAGAACCTAATGTATGGCCAAATTTGGACAAGCCATCAAATCGAGGAGTAACCTCGGATAAGCGTGACTTAGTTTTGAAACCACTAAAACGTCGATCAAcgatgaaaaaacaaaaaacaaaaacacgcCAATTACACAGCAGCCTAACAACATAATTAAACAGTTTTGTTCAAtggccagctgaagcacaccgCCTGGTGCAGGATTGTCtcgtgttgaagacccattggttgcatTTGGGTTGtattctgctctttggtcggggtTTTGGCTCTTTGGcaaattccccattttcattctcaattctatCTGTAAAACATCTGCAATTCTTTCGAACGTATTTTTTCAAGAAAGTAATAAATTGAAGTGGTTTTTTAATGCTTAGTACTAGTAATCTTCATTATTAAGATTTGCtattttttcaatgttatgtTTTAACTAAATTGG of the Mytilus galloprovincialis chromosome 8, xbMytGall1.hap1.1, whole genome shotgun sequence genome contains:
- the LOC143041994 gene encoding P protein-like yields the protein MATTVQRKTRQLSSSDLRNLVHYNSERPKSTPIEIDNQDDESTFSRYVRPASVVPQLSHSNDLKNEKPATIVETTPLLTERRESNLTSSVESIDSVFSWTNFKEKGKGYFSFKNKFEVLNHLKIVVLLAVAIACFIGIIIKDEKDEEWHLISVDNAHLTYEDLHIHDINNVTVKIKGPFKQGNTSASPVPILRVNLSETMEPNQSSQDLTFILKNMDKNFYDENDLTVYQHDFKVRTRNSSLLFETNSNHSIPLYYSVHEHDQRVILAVLVLVGVYILIIFDLVHRAMAALIGSLAAIAVLAHYGERPDLNTIISWIDMETLMLLFGMMILVSIFSETGFFDFFALKAYKTAKGKIWPLITLLCAFSAIVSAFLDNVTTILLLTPVTIRLCEVLNLDPKKILIAEVLFSNIGGTATGIGDPPNVIIVSTPDFKPYKDTDFSMFTLHMFPGIILVSFVGYGVMRLFYTKMDSLENPEPIDVAEMRHEINVWRRAAARVNIASREESIMKALFLQKATEKENALIRLMYNMRNTKQTNFEQNVTELERKYYITDHWLLVKCTLVLFVVIIFFFLHSFINGVYISLGWIAVVGAIILMILADIKELENIFHRVEWATLIFFAALFVLMEALKELGLIDEIGKAVGEIIGNAGDKKLLVAVLLILWVSAFASSFIDNIPYTTAMIPVLVQLTENEQVPILPMILALAFGACLGGNGTLIGASANVVCAGIADQHGYGFSFWEFFKVGFPMMVVSNIVAMGYLLLFHVAIEWHPSVQDQLK